From the Pyxidicoccus trucidator genome, one window contains:
- a CDS encoding M23 family metallopeptidase, translating into METLAVLGIIATTLLGASPARADYAAMMQPASGRVTYVVGGCPSDPRPTHMGIDIAGPGGAPIVAAYDGVVTTRVVNFGTSGYGNHVVITHASGYTTLYAHMQQAPAVALYQSVAKGQTIGLIGNTGNSFGAHLHFELKRNGANIANQGYSCGQTVTRGYAIAMDFPGLQSNTTRTIHETAVHGGAWKKMSTGQQISSSVFTTVKMGTGWGDILSSSGGYLWHTLVSGGRWVTLNSGLSLNATSMSAVDVGQASPQLLAVEGDRLMHVWGDSNGWHKGWTGINTTGKVSAVVMANNSIQAMINQGGTLYQVWTGSGAWHIASTGQPVGDAFEAVYMGGSAPQVMTVLNGQLHQIWATSTEWVTMSTGIGIAPGATLSALNMGGGWPQVFTAEAGHLYQTAVMNGSWTRMATGTQASGPIDAVSLGGGEQPRVYTAE; encoded by the coding sequence ATGGAGACCCTGGCAGTGCTCGGGATCATCGCGACGACGCTCTTGGGTGCGTCGCCGGCTCGGGCTGACTACGCGGCGATGATGCAGCCGGCCTCGGGGAGGGTCACGTATGTCGTTGGCGGCTGTCCCTCCGACCCCAGGCCGACGCACATGGGAATCGACATCGCGGGCCCGGGGGGCGCGCCCATCGTGGCCGCGTACGACGGCGTCGTCACCACGCGCGTCGTCAACTTCGGCACGTCAGGCTATGGAAACCATGTAGTCATCACACACGCGTCCGGCTACACGACGCTCTACGCGCACATGCAGCAGGCTCCGGCCGTCGCATTGTACCAGTCCGTGGCGAAGGGCCAGACGATAGGCCTCATCGGCAACACCGGTAACTCCTTCGGAGCTCACCTGCATTTCGAGCTCAAGCGGAACGGGGCGAACATCGCGAACCAGGGTTACTCGTGCGGCCAGACAGTCACGAGGGGTTATGCGATCGCCATGGACTTTCCCGGGCTCCAGTCCAACACGACAAGGACGATCCACGAGACGGCGGTACACGGTGGCGCGTGGAAGAAGATGAGCACGGGGCAGCAGATCTCCTCGAGTGTCTTCACGACCGTGAAAATGGGGACGGGATGGGGTGACATCCTCAGCAGCTCCGGCGGCTACCTCTGGCACACGCTCGTGAGCGGTGGACGGTGGGTCACCCTCAACTCCGGGCTCTCCTTGAACGCCACGAGCATGTCCGCTGTGGATGTCGGGCAGGCGTCGCCGCAGCTCCTCGCGGTGGAGGGTGACCGGCTCATGCACGTCTGGGGCGATTCGAACGGATGGCACAAGGGTTGGACCGGCATCAACACGACGGGCAAGGTCTCCGCTGTCGTGATGGCGAACAACTCTATCCAGGCGATGATCAATCAGGGTGGGACGCTGTACCAGGTGTGGACCGGCAGCGGCGCGTGGCACATCGCGTCCACCGGACAGCCGGTCGGCGACGCGTTCGAGGCGGTGTACATGGGGGGCAGCGCACCTCAGGTGATGACCGTGCTGAACGGGCAACTCCATCAGATCTGGGCCACGAGCACGGAGTGGGTGACGATGTCGACGGGTATCGGGATTGCGCCCGGCGCGACTTTGTCGGCACTGAACATGGGCGGAGGGTGGCCGCAGGTGTTCACCGCTGAAGCCGGGCACCTGTACCAGACCGCCGTCATGAACGGCAGCTGGACGAGGATGGCGACCGGGACCCAGGCTTCCGGGCCCATCGACGCCGTCTCCCTCGGAGGGGGTGAACAGCCCCGCGTGTATACCGCGGAGTGA
- a CDS encoding family 16 glycosylhydrolase — translation MGKARRELKTDPARGLTVAGQSVYYSLGSSDWTNLTSGPYASSTYSYSPPPDGGGPDIELETMNMANWGGEGAWYSAKMRLGVALGFGQYELSIKVGAGSGVTTTFYLSEFNQDQEQEIDFEFSGHCTSGSTPCGTQSVSTNVWWQKKAYATTATPLWTGTPPNPLPDTTSGWGASVYRYRIDWEPDMVTWSVDLTGTGNNYVVIRSQDMSTVGPYDESLCYAFISFWQGWTPDGSPFLNGADASGNCGASGGCYQAFYFQSLKFTPSANNQLVALVP, via the coding sequence ATGGGCAAGGCACGTCGCGAACTGAAGACCGACCCCGCTCGCGGGCTCACCGTCGCCGGGCAGAGCGTCTATTACAGCCTCGGCTCGTCGGATTGGACCAACCTGACGAGCGGGCCGTACGCGTCCTCGACCTACAGCTACTCGCCGCCGCCGGACGGGGGTGGGCCGGACATCGAGCTGGAGACGATGAACATGGCGAACTGGGGCGGGGAGGGCGCCTGGTACTCGGCGAAGATGCGGCTCGGCGTCGCGCTCGGCTTTGGCCAGTACGAGCTGTCCATCAAGGTGGGCGCTGGGAGCGGCGTGACCACGACCTTCTACTTGAGCGAATTCAATCAGGACCAGGAGCAGGAGATCGACTTCGAGTTCTCCGGCCACTGCACCTCCGGGTCCACGCCGTGTGGCACGCAGAGCGTGTCGACCAACGTCTGGTGGCAGAAAAAGGCGTACGCGACCACCGCGACGCCGCTGTGGACCGGCACCCCGCCGAACCCGCTGCCCGACACGACCTCCGGCTGGGGCGCGTCGGTGTACCGCTACCGCATCGACTGGGAGCCGGACATGGTCACCTGGTCGGTCGACCTCACGGGCACGGGCAACAACTACGTCGTCATCCGGAGCCAGGACATGTCGACGGTCGGCCCTTACGACGAGTCGCTGTGCTACGCCTTCATCAGCTTCTGGCAGGGCTGGACGCCCGACGGCTCGCCGTTCCTGAACGGCGCCGACGCGTCCGGCAACTGCGGCGCCTCGGGCGGTTGCTACCAGGCGTTCTATTTCCAGTCCCTCAAGTTCACGCCCTCGGCGAACAACCAGCTCGTCGCGCTGGTTCCCTGA
- a CDS encoding ELWxxDGT repeat protein yields the protein MMNHWRPLPLLLALFTGCAPTVDDEPGPHAEDTALSTPSRREWEPCGSTPRLLSDIRPGPADSFIHSQVHGEGVLFFAAHDGTHSSELWRSSGLGGTGTFMVRDIAVGLDSSGPTDLTMVGDRLFFIADDEVRGRALWASDGTEEGTYLVERVLPIDASFGEGQTLVAYKGRLYFSTVVPDGTDGYELWTSDGTEAGTFMVEDFAPGPASSFPRRFIVHDGFLYFVVTVDDENWLVRSDGGPGFTPVLKVFEDTVIFSMKSVGRKLFFLVDPDEGEADLYVTDGTAAGTRFLRFFPGEYPHDMVGLHGKLYFSAGSGAPEGEELWVSDGTRSGTKRVKDIQPGAVGSAPAFLAVSEGRIFFAADDGEHGRELWVSDGTTRGTVLFRDLEPGATGSSPSEVTAIQDWLFFGATTAGRGAEPWVSDGTVAGTRALDEVAPGAASSSPRDFIRSGWDVFFTAEDGSTGRELYALPFRPEDRCAPALQAVSDGTAESRPLRTLPTSGARAP from the coding sequence ATGATGAATCACTGGCGTCCACTCCCGCTGTTGCTGGCCCTCTTCACCGGCTGCGCGCCGACAGTGGATGACGAGCCGGGTCCGCACGCGGAAGACACCGCATTGTCCACGCCATCCCGGCGCGAGTGGGAGCCCTGTGGCTCCACCCCGCGTCTGCTCAGCGACATCCGCCCCGGACCGGCGGACTCCTTCATCCACAGCCAGGTCCACGGAGAGGGCGTTCTCTTCTTCGCCGCGCATGATGGCACCCACAGCTCCGAGCTCTGGAGGAGCAGCGGCCTTGGCGGCACCGGCACCTTCATGGTCAGGGACATCGCGGTGGGGTTGGACAGCTCGGGCCCCACGGACCTCACGATGGTGGGAGACCGGCTCTTCTTCATCGCGGACGACGAAGTGCGGGGCCGCGCCCTGTGGGCGAGCGACGGCACCGAGGAGGGCACATATCTGGTGGAGCGGGTGCTCCCCATCGACGCCAGCTTCGGGGAAGGACAGACGCTGGTGGCCTACAAGGGCAGGCTCTACTTCTCGACCGTGGTTCCCGACGGCACGGACGGGTACGAGCTCTGGACGAGTGATGGCACGGAGGCAGGCACGTTCATGGTGGAGGACTTCGCCCCAGGCCCGGCCAGCTCCTTCCCTCGCCGCTTCATCGTCCACGACGGGTTTCTCTACTTCGTCGTCACCGTGGACGACGAGAACTGGCTGGTGCGGAGCGATGGCGGACCCGGCTTCACACCCGTCCTCAAGGTCTTCGAGGACACGGTCATCTTCAGCATGAAGTCCGTGGGCAGGAAGCTCTTCTTCCTGGTGGACCCGGACGAAGGCGAGGCCGACCTCTACGTCACGGATGGCACGGCCGCCGGCACCCGCTTCCTGCGGTTCTTTCCCGGTGAGTACCCCCACGACATGGTGGGGCTCCACGGCAAGCTGTACTTCAGCGCCGGCTCGGGCGCGCCGGAGGGCGAGGAGCTGTGGGTGAGCGACGGCACGCGCTCGGGCACGAAGCGCGTGAAGGACATCCAGCCGGGCGCGGTGGGCTCGGCGCCCGCGTTCCTCGCCGTGTCCGAGGGGCGCATCTTCTTCGCCGCGGATGATGGCGAGCACGGGCGCGAGCTGTGGGTGAGCGACGGCACGACCCGCGGCACCGTGCTCTTCAGGGACCTGGAGCCAGGAGCCACGGGGTCGTCACCTTCGGAGGTGACGGCCATCCAGGACTGGCTGTTCTTCGGCGCGACGACGGCGGGACGCGGCGCCGAGCCCTGGGTGAGCGACGGCACGGTGGCCGGTACGCGGGCGCTCGACGAGGTGGCGCCGGGCGCGGCCTCGTCCTCGCCGCGCGACTTCATCCGTTCCGGCTGGGACGTGTTCTTCACCGCCGAGGACGGAAGCACCGGGCGCGAGCTGTACGCCCTGCCCTTCCGCCCCGAGGACCGCTGTGCGCCCGCGCTCCAGGCCGTGTCTGACGGAACAGCGGAGTCCCGCCCACTCCGGACATTGCCCACGAGCGGTGCACGCGCTCCCTAG
- a CDS encoding MFS transporter: MTSTVAVPPVATSALRIPGYRTFLITFMLAMMADNIEHVISYWVAFQKFHSAALGGFAVVSHWLPFLVFSVPVGALNDRFDSRRLIQAGMVLFITASVGWGYFFVTDSLQMWHAMVLLTLHGCAGVLWSTSSQMLLYDIVGPSSLASAVRLNATARYLGVLVGPGVGSIIMRTLGPTRGIFVNTLFYLPLLLWLVSAPYGRQFRSGTTGPKRAVRGFADIVQTLRDVRGMPVVAAMVLLAGAASFFIGNSYQAQMPGFAHALGHGDPGMAYTLLLGADAAGALLAGVLLETRRTWLPTTAAAALKIAFLWGCSLFAFSFMSWYPAAICVLFVAGFLELSFSSMTQAIVQLNAPDTIRGRVLGLFSMSALGLRAFSGVTVGLLGSVTNIHLSLAVSALAFVGVAGVLLLRQPPSGGAGPAR, translated from the coding sequence ATGACCTCCACCGTGGCCGTCCCTCCTGTCGCAACGAGCGCGCTCCGGATCCCTGGATACCGGACCTTTCTCATCACGTTCATGTTGGCGATGATGGCCGACAACATCGAGCACGTGATCAGCTACTGGGTGGCGTTCCAGAAGTTCCACTCGGCGGCGCTCGGTGGGTTCGCGGTGGTGTCCCATTGGCTCCCCTTCCTGGTGTTCTCGGTGCCGGTGGGCGCGCTCAATGACCGGTTCGATTCCAGGCGCCTCATCCAGGCCGGCATGGTGCTCTTCATCACCGCCTCCGTGGGGTGGGGATACTTCTTCGTCACGGACTCCTTGCAGATGTGGCACGCGATGGTGCTCCTCACGCTCCATGGCTGCGCGGGGGTCCTCTGGAGCACTTCCAGTCAGATGTTGCTCTACGACATCGTGGGCCCGAGCTCCCTGGCCAGTGCGGTGCGCCTGAACGCGACGGCCCGTTACCTGGGCGTCCTGGTGGGTCCCGGAGTGGGCAGCATCATCATGCGGACGCTCGGGCCGACCCGGGGCATCTTCGTCAACACGCTGTTCTATCTGCCCCTCCTGCTCTGGCTGGTGAGCGCACCCTATGGCCGGCAGTTTCGCAGTGGGACGACGGGGCCCAAGCGTGCCGTCCGAGGTTTCGCCGACATCGTCCAGACCCTCCGCGACGTGCGGGGGATGCCCGTGGTCGCGGCCATGGTGTTGCTGGCGGGTGCCGCCTCCTTCTTCATCGGCAACAGCTACCAGGCACAGATGCCGGGCTTTGCCCACGCGCTGGGCCATGGAGACCCCGGCATGGCCTATACGCTCCTGCTGGGAGCGGATGCGGCCGGTGCGCTGCTCGCGGGCGTCCTGCTCGAGACGCGCCGGACCTGGCTGCCGACGACGGCTGCCGCCGCGTTGAAGATTGCGTTCCTGTGGGGATGCTCGCTCTTCGCGTTCTCGTTCATGAGCTGGTATCCGGCGGCCATCTGCGTGCTGTTCGTGGCCGGGTTCCTCGAGCTCTCCTTCAGCAGCATGACCCAGGCCATCGTGCAGCTGAATGCGCCGGACACCATTCGGGGCCGCGTCCTGGGGCTCTTCAGCATGTCGGCCCTGGGCCTGCGCGCGTTCAGCGGCGTGACGGTGGGGCTCCTGGGAAGCGTGACCAACATCCACCTCTCGCTCGCCGTGTCAGCCCTGGCCTTCGTGGGGGTGGCGGGTGTGCTGCTGCTCCGCCAACCCCCGTCAGGTGGCGCCGGACCCGCGCGATGA
- a CDS encoding MAPEG family protein, with protein MHSPILAPIVALVSWSMVMWAWMYATRLPAMFKVRMKPDPYVPRGEQMSQLPAEVRWKADNYNHLMEQPTLFYAITLALALLGEGTGLNLMLAWSYVGLRVVHSLVQATINKIELRFVLFVLSSLVLLGLTFNAARAVLYP; from the coding sequence ATGCACAGCCCCATTCTCGCTCCCATCGTCGCGCTCGTGTCCTGGTCCATGGTCATGTGGGCATGGATGTATGCCACGCGCTTGCCGGCCATGTTCAAGGTCCGCATGAAACCCGACCCCTATGTGCCGCGCGGCGAGCAGATGAGCCAGCTGCCGGCCGAGGTGCGCTGGAAGGCCGACAACTACAACCACCTGATGGAGCAGCCCACCCTCTTCTATGCCATCACGCTGGCGCTGGCGCTGCTGGGCGAAGGAACCGGCCTCAACCTGATGCTGGCCTGGAGCTATGTGGGCCTGCGCGTGGTGCATAGCCTGGTGCAGGCCACCATCAACAAGATCGAGCTGCGCTTCGTGCTCTTCGTGCTGTCGTCACTGGTGCTGCTCGGACTGACGTTCAATGCGGCCAGGGCCGTGCTCTATCCATGA
- a CDS encoding sensor domain-containing diguanylate cyclase has product MDTVFSTEEEQRYAERGARELHAKLRWTFLVAATLFLAFMGLDYQLDPEKLGRNMAVRLLAVGAYLALHLLARWEPARARVELLLLAGVGVGAASVTRLSVGLRFGEMLAVGSLLLMVVMLSALTTSLRHALTHHGLLLAVVNLLGLVFGASSLFFFAVNVFLISGATAGVILAALSERLSRRAFRLELDLEVLATRDSLTGAHNRRSFLQLAERELDRARRGTRPVSLLMLDIDRFKSINDTHGHPVGDAVIRTLASTSQSALRSVDVLGRLGGEEFAIVLPETGAEGALRVAERLRQSLAEVVVPEGGKALTFTVSVGVAEWLPGERLDQLLSRGDQALYAAKNTGRNKVCTAAHG; this is encoded by the coding sequence ATGGATACGGTGTTCTCGACCGAGGAGGAGCAGCGCTACGCGGAGCGGGGCGCGCGCGAGCTCCATGCGAAGCTGCGCTGGACGTTCCTGGTGGCCGCGACGCTCTTCCTCGCCTTCATGGGGTTGGACTACCAGCTCGACCCCGAGAAGCTGGGCCGCAACATGGCGGTGCGGCTTCTGGCGGTGGGGGCGTACCTCGCGCTGCACCTGCTCGCGCGCTGGGAGCCGGCGCGGGCTCGGGTGGAGCTGCTGCTGCTGGCGGGAGTGGGGGTGGGGGCCGCGTCGGTGACCCGGCTCTCGGTGGGCTTGCGCTTCGGAGAGATGCTCGCGGTGGGCTCGCTGCTCCTGATGGTGGTGATGCTCTCGGCGCTGACGACCTCGCTGCGCCACGCGCTCACCCACCATGGGCTCCTGCTCGCGGTGGTGAACTTGCTCGGGCTCGTCTTCGGAGCGAGCAGCCTCTTCTTCTTCGCGGTGAACGTGTTCCTCATCTCGGGGGCCACGGCGGGCGTCATCCTGGCGGCGCTCTCGGAGCGGCTCTCCCGGCGCGCCTTCCGACTGGAGCTGGACCTCGAGGTGCTGGCCACGCGTGACTCACTCACCGGGGCGCACAACCGGCGCAGCTTCCTGCAGCTGGCCGAGCGCGAGCTCGACCGCGCGCGCCGCGGCACACGCCCGGTCTCGCTGCTGATGTTGGACATCGACCGCTTCAAGAGCATCAACGACACCCATGGCCACCCGGTGGGGGACGCGGTCATCCGCACGCTGGCGAGCACCAGCCAGAGCGCGCTGCGCAGCGTGGACGTGCTCGGGCGGCTGGGCGGCGAGGAGTTCGCCATCGTCCTGCCGGAGACCGGCGCGGAGGGGGCGCTGCGGGTGGCCGAGCGGCTGCGGCAGTCCCTCGCGGAGGTCGTGGTGCCCGAGGGCGGGAAGGCGCTCACGTTCACGGTCAGCGTGGGGGTGGCGGAGTGGCTCCCGGGTGAGCGGCTCGACCAGCTGCTGTCCCGCGGCGACCAGGCGCTCTATGCCGCGAAGAACACCGGCCGCAACAAGGTCTGCACGGCGGCGCACGGCTGA
- a CDS encoding endo-1,4-beta-xylanase yields MLKTNRGYWLGRGGVGVLLALQAACLEGPREEPVTEPAPAVRSEALTDASDPFTAPARALADELGFSLNIQHAPWILPGDSWKTFAAQNFNSYTNLGELSHITLKNGVDAPIYLDELGWAVSDANNPTYYPASQPFHVMRGHTNIWYGVVLPPWFQTLDAACASNPNCLLNQPSWCANGGTADCNISGMYAPNPTASLREHTLRRQVFRPVKSLREGMGPGARIQVDVSNEMVRTIFPGGNYGIYDRIAGESDLTYWNRVAFPDSRVWSDIRPSDRLYFLELAFRIARAADPAARLFFNDYDGQVEGYGRKSRAIKEVVRILRARGAPVNGIGLQFHLKDVDPPPGFDHLGRWNPSYQPAVESYMRGLADIGVEAAVTEFDVVVKGNLAEDEGVLRRHSQAARGVLDACIDSGNCHTFTAWGAIEGSPPPSGTQTFSRGLFRSNLTPVPAWWTLSRGLARAVVPGSSVFEPEWFPTTPGYAASGGQSFLMPGADGYMLWGNGSLSAPVNIPVTGTYVYDVWATGYPAAGQNPIAALSLDSTLQGTLSVGPGAQHYMPEWVLPAGSHTLSVAFTNDLQTASEDRNLFIDALAIRPKHRVGRQECHPLQVATMGVKEGATLNDYGWGILFTNGAYKEAVSVTKSGWYTLRLVGYGFGSPQQASLDMRVDGVRQTTWLLASQPWGSAGSTYELNVYLTRGTHELALAFTNDYTGPSEDLNVALGTLSVCPIFELVGQATYAASNTNNATLSTVSTPVSLQGGQTLTFGACSPGATYSGDTYLRLFDSRSVEVAFNDNACGGGSQLTFTAPTSGTYTVGMGCRSSGACSGRMVWSVQ; encoded by the coding sequence ATGCTGAAGACGAATCGCGGGTACTGGCTGGGACGTGGTGGCGTCGGGGTGCTTCTCGCCCTCCAGGCGGCGTGCCTGGAAGGTCCCCGTGAGGAGCCTGTCACTGAACCGGCGCCCGCCGTACGCAGTGAGGCCCTCACCGACGCCAGCGACCCCTTCACGGCCCCGGCGCGCGCGCTGGCTGATGAGCTCGGCTTCTCGCTGAACATCCAGCACGCGCCCTGGATCCTGCCCGGCGACAGCTGGAAGACCTTTGCCGCGCAGAACTTCAACTCGTACACGAACCTCGGCGAGCTCTCGCACATCACGCTCAAGAACGGGGTCGACGCCCCCATCTACCTCGACGAGCTCGGCTGGGCGGTCAGTGACGCCAACAACCCCACGTACTACCCGGCCAGCCAGCCCTTCCACGTGATGCGTGGGCACACGAACATCTGGTACGGGGTGGTGCTTCCCCCCTGGTTCCAGACGCTCGACGCCGCCTGCGCCTCGAACCCGAACTGCCTCCTGAATCAGCCTTCCTGGTGCGCGAATGGTGGCACCGCCGACTGCAACATCTCCGGGATGTACGCCCCGAATCCCACGGCTTCGCTGCGTGAGCACACGCTCCGCCGGCAGGTCTTCCGGCCCGTGAAGTCGCTGCGCGAGGGCATGGGGCCCGGCGCGAGGATTCAGGTCGACGTGTCGAACGAGATGGTGCGCACCATCTTCCCCGGCGGGAACTACGGCATCTATGACCGTATCGCGGGAGAGAGCGACCTCACCTACTGGAACCGGGTCGCCTTTCCCGACTCGCGCGTCTGGAGCGACATCCGCCCCTCGGACAGGCTCTATTTCCTCGAGCTGGCCTTCAGGATTGCTCGCGCCGCCGACCCGGCCGCGCGCCTCTTCTTCAACGACTACGACGGGCAGGTCGAGGGGTACGGCCGGAAGTCTCGGGCCATCAAGGAGGTGGTGCGCATCCTCCGTGCGCGCGGTGCGCCGGTGAATGGCATTGGTCTCCAGTTCCACCTCAAGGACGTGGACCCGCCGCCCGGCTTCGACCACCTCGGGCGCTGGAACCCGAGCTATCAGCCGGCCGTCGAGTCCTACATGCGCGGGCTGGCGGACATCGGCGTCGAGGCCGCGGTGACGGAGTTCGACGTGGTGGTGAAGGGGAACCTCGCCGAGGACGAGGGCGTTCTCCGCCGTCACTCTCAAGCGGCGCGTGGGGTGCTCGACGCCTGTATTGACTCGGGAAACTGCCACACCTTCACCGCGTGGGGAGCGATTGAAGGCTCGCCTCCGCCTTCTGGCACCCAGACCTTCTCCCGGGGCCTCTTCCGCTCCAACCTCACTCCAGTCCCGGCCTGGTGGACACTCAGCCGGGGCCTTGCTCGCGCCGTGGTTCCCGGCTCGAGCGTCTTCGAGCCGGAGTGGTTCCCGACCACTCCGGGCTATGCCGCCTCGGGCGGCCAGTCGTTTCTCATGCCCGGAGCGGATGGCTACATGCTCTGGGGCAATGGCAGTCTGAGCGCGCCGGTCAACATCCCGGTGACTGGCACCTACGTCTACGACGTCTGGGCGACCGGCTACCCGGCGGCAGGGCAGAACCCCATCGCCGCCCTCTCCCTGGACTCGACGCTCCAAGGCACGCTGTCCGTCGGTCCAGGGGCGCAGCACTACATGCCCGAGTGGGTCCTCCCCGCGGGCAGCCATACCCTGTCGGTGGCCTTCACGAACGACCTCCAGACGGCTTCCGAGGACCGCAACCTCTTCATCGACGCGCTGGCCATTCGTCCCAAGCACCGGGTCGGGCGGCAGGAGTGCCACCCCCTCCAGGTCGCGACGATGGGAGTGAAGGAGGGCGCGACGCTGAACGACTACGGCTGGGGAATCCTCTTCACGAACGGGGCCTACAAGGAGGCCGTCTCCGTCACGAAGAGCGGCTGGTACACGCTGCGCCTGGTGGGCTACGGGTTCGGTTCGCCTCAGCAGGCCTCGCTCGACATGCGCGTCGATGGCGTGCGGCAAACGACGTGGCTCCTCGCCTCGCAGCCGTGGGGGAGCGCGGGCTCCACCTACGAGCTGAACGTCTACCTGACTCGCGGCACCCATGAGCTCGCGCTGGCGTTCACGAACGACTACACCGGACCTTCCGAGGACCTGAACGTCGCCCTTGGCACCCTCAGCGTCTGTCCAATCTTCGAGCTGGTTGGCCAGGCGACCTACGCCGCCAGCAATACGAACAACGCCACGCTGAGCACCGTCAGCACACCTGTGAGCCTGCAAGGGGGACAGACCCTGACCTTCGGTGCCTGTTCGCCGGGCGCGACCTACAGCGGAGACACGTATCTGCGCCTCTTCGACTCGCGAAGTGTCGAGGTGGCGTTCAATGACAACGCCTGCGGGGGTGGTTCTCAGCTCACCTTCACTGCGCCCACGAGCGGCACCTACACCGTGGGGATGGGGTGCCGTTCGAGCGGTGCGTGTTCTGGGCGCATGGTCTGGAGCGTCCAGTAG
- a CDS encoding DUF5953 family protein, which translates to MGDDKRPLTIVHGMERAFPGLRLTWTLSEKGDLIALTHRDEWISANRTDGGFPFLCNDDESRPVTLTGWENPSGLAVGSPPRFDVQATLPLDAVGVAVAADVLDAIGEGARAVWGHASPWGYNEVVSQQFRDPEDEPRATSHGLPWLLRPRYNRAPEIPHYLGWLNYWSAAAARAIGFPDPARDAELLSRARRTASGGWVVRLTDAPLDLDNPALLDALLRAYARFPEIGGRSAP; encoded by the coding sequence GTGGGCGACGATAAGCGACCGCTCACCATCGTCCATGGAATGGAGCGTGCGTTTCCCGGATTGCGGCTGACGTGGACGCTTTCTGAAAAGGGGGACCTCATTGCGTTGACTCACCGCGATGAGTGGATTTCTGCAAACAGAACAGACGGTGGATTTCCATTCCTTTGCAACGATGACGAAAGCCGGCCCGTGACGCTTACCGGGTGGGAAAACCCAAGCGGCCTTGCTGTAGGGAGTCCGCCGCGCTTTGACGTCCAGGCGACGCTGCCACTGGACGCAGTCGGCGTCGCGGTCGCAGCGGATGTGCTGGATGCGATAGGTGAGGGCGCTCGCGCGGTCTGGGGGCATGCATCGCCGTGGGGATATAATGAGGTTGTATCGCAACAGTTTCGTGACCCGGAAGACGAGCCACGTGCGACGTCCCATGGATTGCCCTGGCTCCTGCGCCCACGGTACAACCGCGCGCCTGAGATTCCGCATTACCTTGGGTGGCTGAACTACTGGTCGGCCGCTGCCGCACGCGCCATCGGGTTCCCGGATCCTGCTCGCGACGCCGAGCTGCTCTCACGGGCGCGGCGCACGGCATCAGGCGGATGGGTCGTGCGGCTCACGGATGCGCCGCTCGACCTGGACAACCCCGCTCTCCTGGACGCGCTCCTGCGGGCCTATGCGCGCTTCCCGGAGATCGGCGGTCGCTCAGCGCCTTGA
- a CDS encoding DUF6310 domain-containing protein: protein MRLRACTALLLFLSACATPAPSPRERVSRNPRIANLQRAVTLPWRDGGRCVVQEASQPWPELAERCFHALDHDRVRFNDLTGRCAVASTGTAALGIGLCVLAAPELVVGAVIVVGVVVVGVVIKEALDAYELRGSSREEVEPEPQTKTAPKESSANRKPEPEPSGQDWFPPVPTDPLDRERRRKCEPVPVPHRGGDDGHNKCADTIPNNGFPGWDVLVNGKQFDALQLATRTLWEVKTDDFDIHSPHSQRFFARVKLPESKREKMLAEACGYKFVVGVRSPAHKTALLALDPDLTVVVMDWC, encoded by the coding sequence ATGCGACTCCGAGCCTGCACCGCACTTCTACTCTTTCTCTCGGCCTGCGCGACGCCAGCGCCGAGCCCAAGAGAGCGCGTGTCCCGGAACCCGAGGATTGCCAACCTCCAGAGAGCGGTAACTCTCCCGTGGAGGGATGGGGGGCGCTGCGTCGTGCAGGAGGCTTCCCAGCCATGGCCCGAGTTGGCGGAGCGGTGCTTTCATGCTCTCGACCATGACCGGGTCCGGTTCAATGATCTCACTGGAAGGTGCGCGGTCGCTTCGACCGGCACGGCTGCCCTGGGAATCGGCCTCTGTGTCCTGGCGGCGCCGGAGCTCGTTGTGGGCGCGGTGATTGTCGTTGGCGTTGTGGTGGTGGGCGTCGTCATCAAGGAAGCGCTGGATGCGTATGAGCTGAGAGGGAGTAGTCGGGAGGAAGTCGAGCCCGAGCCCCAAACCAAGACCGCCCCTAAGGAGTCCTCAGCGAATCGAAAGCCCGAGCCAGAGCCATCAGGGCAGGATTGGTTCCCGCCGGTGCCGACCGATCCACTGGACCGAGAGCGCCGCCGCAAGTGCGAGCCCGTCCCAGTGCCGCACCGAGGCGGAGACGACGGTCACAACAAGTGCGCCGACACAATTCCGAATAACGGTTTCCCCGGCTGGGATGTGCTCGTCAATGGCAAGCAATTTGACGCGCTGCAGTTGGCCACGCGCACGTTGTGGGAAGTAAAGACTGATGATTTCGACATACACTCGCCTCATTCCCAGAGGTTCTTTGCCAGAGTCAAGCTACCGGAGAGCAAACGCGAGAAAATGCTTGCGGAGGCTTGCGGGTATAAATTTGTCGTGGGGGTCCGAAGTCCCGCCCACAAGACTGCGCTTCTTGCGCTAGACCCCGACCTCACAGTCGTTGTCATGGATTGGTGTTAG